In one Macaca nemestrina isolate mMacNem1 chromosome 2, mMacNem.hap1, whole genome shotgun sequence genomic region, the following are encoded:
- the LOC105470004 gene encoding membrane progestin receptor epsilon isoform X2: protein MERLLGGTGLLLNLQRRPRRGHKGSDGGRRGLPSAREPAPEVACARPSRAPGTMPRRLQPRGAGTKGPPAPAPAASGTARNAHSAASRDPPASAKPLLRWDEVPDDFVECFILSGYRRLPCTAQECLASVLKPTNETLNFWTHFIPLLLFLSKFCRLFFLSGGDVPFHHPWLLPLWCYASGVLLTFAMSCTAHVFSCLSLRLRAAFFYLDYASISYYGFGSTVAYYYYLLPGLSLLDARVMTPYVQQRLGWHVDCTRLIAAYRALVLPVAFVLAVACTVACCKSRTDWCTYPFALRTFVFVMPLSMACPIMLESWLFDLRGENPTLFVHFYRRYFWLVVAAFFNVSKIPERIQPGLFDIIGHSHQLFHIFTFLSIYDQVYYVEEGLRQFLQAPPAAPTFSGTVGYMLLLVVCLGLVIRKFLNNSEFCSKKSCQGDKWWKIALKQKVAEGSSSEVSHFL from the exons ATG gagCGGCTGCTTGGAGGCACGGGTCTTCTCCTAAACCTGCAGCGACGCCCCCGGCGCGGGCACAAAGGCTCCGACGGCGGCCGGCGGGGGCTGCCAAGCGCCCGGGAGCCGGCGCCAGAGGTCGCCTGCGCGCGCCCTAGCCGAGCCCCGGGCACCATGCCGCGGCGCCTGCAGCCCCGGGGCGCGGGCACAAAGGGCCctccggccccggccccggcagCTTCGGGGACCGCCCGGAACGCCCACTCTGCCGCCTCCCGGGACCCCCCAGCGTCTGCCAAGCCGCTGCTGCGCTGGGACGAGGTGCCCGACGACTTCGTGGAGTGCTTCATCCTGTCGGGCTACCGGCGTCTGCCGTGCACGGCCCAGGAGTGCCTAGCCTCGGTGCTGAAGCCTACCAACGAGACGCTCAACTTCTGGACGCACTTCATCCCGCTGCTGCTGTTCCTGAGCAAGTTCTGCCGTCTGTTCTTCCTGAGCGGCGGCGACGTGCCCTTCCACCACCCGTGGCTGCTGCCGCTGTGGTGCTACGCGTCGGGAGTGCTGCTGACCTTCGCCATGAGCTGCACGGCGCACGTGTTCAGCTGCCTGTCGCTGCGCCTGCGCGCCGCCTTCTTCTACCTGGACTACGCGTCCATCAGCTACTACGGCTTCGGCAGCACCGTGGCCTACTACTACTACCTGCTGCCCGGCCTCAGCTTGCTCGATGCCAGAGTCATGACTCCATACGTGCAGCAGCGCCTGGGCTGGCACGTGGACTGCACGCGCCTTATCGCCGCCTACCGCGCCCTGGTGCTGCCCGTGGCCTTCGTGCTGGCGGTGGCTTGCACTGTGGCCTGCTGCAAGAGCCGTACCGACTGGTGTACCTACCCATTCGCGCTGCGCACCTTCGTCTTCGTCATGCCGCTCAGCATGGCCTGCCCCATTATGCTCGAGAGCTGGCTCTTCGACCTGCGTGGGGAGAACCCCACACTCTTCGTGCACTTCTACCGCCGCTACTTCTGGCTGGTGGTGGCCGCCTTCTTCAACGTGAGCAAGATCCCCGAGCGCATCCAGCCGGGTCTCTTCGACATCATCGGCCACAGTCACCAGCTCTTCCACATCTTCACCTTCCTCAGCATCTACGACCAGGTGTACTACGTAGAAGAGGGCCTGCGCCAGTTCCTCCAGGCGCCGCCTGCCGCACCCACTTTCTCGGGTACTGTGGGCTACATGCTGCTGCTGGTGGTCTGCCTGGGGCTGGTCATCAGGAAGTTCCTGAACAACTCCGAATTCTGCAGTAAAAA GTCCTGCCAAGGGGACAAATGGTGGAAGATTGCATTGAAACAAAAAGTAGCAGAAGGCAG TTCATCAGAAGTTTCCCATTTCCtgtaa
- the LOC105470004 gene encoding membrane progestin receptor epsilon isoform X3, which produces MERLLGGTGLLLNLQRRPRRGHKGSDGGRRGLPSAREPAPEVACARPSRAPGTMPRRLQPRGAGTKGPPAPAPAASGTARNAHSAASRDPPASAKPLLRWDEVPDDFVECFILSGYRRLPCTAQECLASVLKPTNETLNFWTHFIPLLLFLSKFCRLFFLSGGDVPFHHPWLLPLWCYASGVLLTFAMSCTAHVFSCLSLRLRAAFFYLDYASISYYGFGSTVAYYYYLLPGLSLLDARVMTPYVQQRLGWHVDCTRLIAAYRALVLPVAFVLAVACTVACCKSRTDWCTYPFALRTFVFVMPLSMACPIMLESWLFDLRGENPTLFVHFYRRYFWLVVAAFFNVSKIPERIQPGLFDIIGHSHQLFHIFTFLSIYDQVYYVEEGLRQFLQAPPAAPTFSGTVGYMLLLVVCLGLVIRKFLNNSEFCSKNSGEEDDLPRERK; this is translated from the exons ATG gagCGGCTGCTTGGAGGCACGGGTCTTCTCCTAAACCTGCAGCGACGCCCCCGGCGCGGGCACAAAGGCTCCGACGGCGGCCGGCGGGGGCTGCCAAGCGCCCGGGAGCCGGCGCCAGAGGTCGCCTGCGCGCGCCCTAGCCGAGCCCCGGGCACCATGCCGCGGCGCCTGCAGCCCCGGGGCGCGGGCACAAAGGGCCctccggccccggccccggcagCTTCGGGGACCGCCCGGAACGCCCACTCTGCCGCCTCCCGGGACCCCCCAGCGTCTGCCAAGCCGCTGCTGCGCTGGGACGAGGTGCCCGACGACTTCGTGGAGTGCTTCATCCTGTCGGGCTACCGGCGTCTGCCGTGCACGGCCCAGGAGTGCCTAGCCTCGGTGCTGAAGCCTACCAACGAGACGCTCAACTTCTGGACGCACTTCATCCCGCTGCTGCTGTTCCTGAGCAAGTTCTGCCGTCTGTTCTTCCTGAGCGGCGGCGACGTGCCCTTCCACCACCCGTGGCTGCTGCCGCTGTGGTGCTACGCGTCGGGAGTGCTGCTGACCTTCGCCATGAGCTGCACGGCGCACGTGTTCAGCTGCCTGTCGCTGCGCCTGCGCGCCGCCTTCTTCTACCTGGACTACGCGTCCATCAGCTACTACGGCTTCGGCAGCACCGTGGCCTACTACTACTACCTGCTGCCCGGCCTCAGCTTGCTCGATGCCAGAGTCATGACTCCATACGTGCAGCAGCGCCTGGGCTGGCACGTGGACTGCACGCGCCTTATCGCCGCCTACCGCGCCCTGGTGCTGCCCGTGGCCTTCGTGCTGGCGGTGGCTTGCACTGTGGCCTGCTGCAAGAGCCGTACCGACTGGTGTACCTACCCATTCGCGCTGCGCACCTTCGTCTTCGTCATGCCGCTCAGCATGGCCTGCCCCATTATGCTCGAGAGCTGGCTCTTCGACCTGCGTGGGGAGAACCCCACACTCTTCGTGCACTTCTACCGCCGCTACTTCTGGCTGGTGGTGGCCGCCTTCTTCAACGTGAGCAAGATCCCCGAGCGCATCCAGCCGGGTCTCTTCGACATCATCGGCCACAGTCACCAGCTCTTCCACATCTTCACCTTCCTCAGCATCTACGACCAGGTGTACTACGTAGAAGAGGGCCTGCGCCAGTTCCTCCAGGCGCCGCCTGCCGCACCCACTTTCTCGGGTACTGTGGGCTACATGCTGCTGCTGGTGGTCTGCCTGGGGCTGGTCATCAGGAAGTTCCTGAACAACTCCGAATTCTGCAGTAAAAA CTCAGGTGAAGAGGATGACCTTCCGAGAGAGAGGAAGTGA
- the LOC105470004 gene encoding membrane progestin receptor epsilon isoform X1, with product MERLLGGTGLLLNLQRRPRRGHKGSDGGRRGLPSAREPAPEVACARPSRAPGTMPRRLQPRGAGTKGPPAPAPAASGTARNAHSAASRDPPASAKPLLRWDEVPDDFVECFILSGYRRLPCTAQECLASVLKPTNETLNFWTHFIPLLLFLSKFCRLFFLSGGDVPFHHPWLLPLWCYASGVLLTFAMSCTAHVFSCLSLRLRAAFFYLDYASISYYGFGSTVAYYYYLLPGLSLLDARVMTPYVQQRLGWHVDCTRLIAAYRALVLPVAFVLAVACTVACCKSRTDWCTYPFALRTFVFVMPLSMACPIMLESWLFDLRGENPTLFVHFYRRYFWLVVAAFFNVSKIPERIQPGLFDIIGHSHQLFHIFTFLSIYDQVYYVEEGLRQFLQAPPAAPTFSGTVGYMLLLVVCLGLVIRKFLNNSEFCSKKSTDRILFLSCVFDLKQRPLKDKIIPLSFFSSGEEDDLPRERK from the exons ATG gagCGGCTGCTTGGAGGCACGGGTCTTCTCCTAAACCTGCAGCGACGCCCCCGGCGCGGGCACAAAGGCTCCGACGGCGGCCGGCGGGGGCTGCCAAGCGCCCGGGAGCCGGCGCCAGAGGTCGCCTGCGCGCGCCCTAGCCGAGCCCCGGGCACCATGCCGCGGCGCCTGCAGCCCCGGGGCGCGGGCACAAAGGGCCctccggccccggccccggcagCTTCGGGGACCGCCCGGAACGCCCACTCTGCCGCCTCCCGGGACCCCCCAGCGTCTGCCAAGCCGCTGCTGCGCTGGGACGAGGTGCCCGACGACTTCGTGGAGTGCTTCATCCTGTCGGGCTACCGGCGTCTGCCGTGCACGGCCCAGGAGTGCCTAGCCTCGGTGCTGAAGCCTACCAACGAGACGCTCAACTTCTGGACGCACTTCATCCCGCTGCTGCTGTTCCTGAGCAAGTTCTGCCGTCTGTTCTTCCTGAGCGGCGGCGACGTGCCCTTCCACCACCCGTGGCTGCTGCCGCTGTGGTGCTACGCGTCGGGAGTGCTGCTGACCTTCGCCATGAGCTGCACGGCGCACGTGTTCAGCTGCCTGTCGCTGCGCCTGCGCGCCGCCTTCTTCTACCTGGACTACGCGTCCATCAGCTACTACGGCTTCGGCAGCACCGTGGCCTACTACTACTACCTGCTGCCCGGCCTCAGCTTGCTCGATGCCAGAGTCATGACTCCATACGTGCAGCAGCGCCTGGGCTGGCACGTGGACTGCACGCGCCTTATCGCCGCCTACCGCGCCCTGGTGCTGCCCGTGGCCTTCGTGCTGGCGGTGGCTTGCACTGTGGCCTGCTGCAAGAGCCGTACCGACTGGTGTACCTACCCATTCGCGCTGCGCACCTTCGTCTTCGTCATGCCGCTCAGCATGGCCTGCCCCATTATGCTCGAGAGCTGGCTCTTCGACCTGCGTGGGGAGAACCCCACACTCTTCGTGCACTTCTACCGCCGCTACTTCTGGCTGGTGGTGGCCGCCTTCTTCAACGTGAGCAAGATCCCCGAGCGCATCCAGCCGGGTCTCTTCGACATCATCGGCCACAGTCACCAGCTCTTCCACATCTTCACCTTCCTCAGCATCTACGACCAGGTGTACTACGTAGAAGAGGGCCTGCGCCAGTTCCTCCAGGCGCCGCCTGCCGCACCCACTTTCTCGGGTACTGTGGGCTACATGCTGCTGCTGGTGGTCTGCCTGGGGCTGGTCATCAGGAAGTTCCTGAACAACTCCGAATTCTGCAGTAAAAA GTCCACAGACAGAATTCTCTTCTTGTCCTGTGTCTTTGACCTTAAGCAGAGGCCACTTAAGGATAAAATTATACCCCTATCATTTTTCAG CTCAGGTGAAGAGGATGACCTTCCGAGAGAGAGGAAGTGA
- the LOC105470004 gene encoding membrane progestin receptor epsilon isoform X4, protein MPRRLQPRGAGTKGPPAPAPAASGTARNAHSAASRDPPASAKPLLRWDEVPDDFVECFILSGYRRLPCTAQECLASVLKPTNETLNFWTHFIPLLLFLSKFCRLFFLSGGDVPFHHPWLLPLWCYASGVLLTFAMSCTAHVFSCLSLRLRAAFFYLDYASISYYGFGSTVAYYYYLLPGLSLLDARVMTPYVQQRLGWHVDCTRLIAAYRALVLPVAFVLAVACTVACCKSRTDWCTYPFALRTFVFVMPLSMACPIMLESWLFDLRGENPTLFVHFYRRYFWLVVAAFFNVSKIPERIQPGLFDIIGHSHQLFHIFTFLSIYDQVYYVEEGLRQFLQAPPAAPTFSGTVGYMLLLVVCLGLVIRKFLNNSEFCSKKSTDRILFLSCVFDLKQRPLKDKIIPLSFFSSGEEDDLPRERK, encoded by the exons ATGCCGCGGCGCCTGCAGCCCCGGGGCGCGGGCACAAAGGGCCctccggccccggccccggcagCTTCGGGGACCGCCCGGAACGCCCACTCTGCCGCCTCCCGGGACCCCCCAGCGTCTGCCAAGCCGCTGCTGCGCTGGGACGAGGTGCCCGACGACTTCGTGGAGTGCTTCATCCTGTCGGGCTACCGGCGTCTGCCGTGCACGGCCCAGGAGTGCCTAGCCTCGGTGCTGAAGCCTACCAACGAGACGCTCAACTTCTGGACGCACTTCATCCCGCTGCTGCTGTTCCTGAGCAAGTTCTGCCGTCTGTTCTTCCTGAGCGGCGGCGACGTGCCCTTCCACCACCCGTGGCTGCTGCCGCTGTGGTGCTACGCGTCGGGAGTGCTGCTGACCTTCGCCATGAGCTGCACGGCGCACGTGTTCAGCTGCCTGTCGCTGCGCCTGCGCGCCGCCTTCTTCTACCTGGACTACGCGTCCATCAGCTACTACGGCTTCGGCAGCACCGTGGCCTACTACTACTACCTGCTGCCCGGCCTCAGCTTGCTCGATGCCAGAGTCATGACTCCATACGTGCAGCAGCGCCTGGGCTGGCACGTGGACTGCACGCGCCTTATCGCCGCCTACCGCGCCCTGGTGCTGCCCGTGGCCTTCGTGCTGGCGGTGGCTTGCACTGTGGCCTGCTGCAAGAGCCGTACCGACTGGTGTACCTACCCATTCGCGCTGCGCACCTTCGTCTTCGTCATGCCGCTCAGCATGGCCTGCCCCATTATGCTCGAGAGCTGGCTCTTCGACCTGCGTGGGGAGAACCCCACACTCTTCGTGCACTTCTACCGCCGCTACTTCTGGCTGGTGGTGGCCGCCTTCTTCAACGTGAGCAAGATCCCCGAGCGCATCCAGCCGGGTCTCTTCGACATCATCGGCCACAGTCACCAGCTCTTCCACATCTTCACCTTCCTCAGCATCTACGACCAGGTGTACTACGTAGAAGAGGGCCTGCGCCAGTTCCTCCAGGCGCCGCCTGCCGCACCCACTTTCTCGGGTACTGTGGGCTACATGCTGCTGCTGGTGGTCTGCCTGGGGCTGGTCATCAGGAAGTTCCTGAACAACTCCGAATTCTGCAGTAAAAA GTCCACAGACAGAATTCTCTTCTTGTCCTGTGTCTTTGACCTTAAGCAGAGGCCACTTAAGGATAAAATTATACCCCTATCATTTTTCAG CTCAGGTGAAGAGGATGACCTTCCGAGAGAGAGGAAGTGA